In the Raineyella fluvialis genome, AAGGACGACGACGTCGTCGACGCCGAGATCGTGGACGACGAGAACGACAAGGGTGGCAAGAAGTGACCGATCCCGAGAACGTGAACGGCGAACCGGAGGAGCAGGAGGGCCTGCACATCTCCGACAAGCGCCGTTTCGATCCCGAGACGTACGCGCGCCGTGACAGGCCGGCGCCCGAGCCGGAGCCGGGCGCTGAGCCCGGAGCCGGCGAGGGCGACGGCCCGGCGGAGGACACCGACGAGACGCTCGACGAGGGCGAGGTGCCCGGTGAGTTCGTCGTGCCGGACGACGCCAGCGAGTTGCTGAGCGACGCCCGGGTGGTCGAGCTGGAGGGCCAGGTGCGCGAGCGCACCGAGGATCTCCAGCGGCTCAAGGCCGAGTACGTCAACTACAAGCGGCGCGTCGACCGGGACCGGGACCTCGCCCGCCAGGGTGGGATCGAGACGGTGATCACCGACCTGCTCGCGGTCCTCGACGACCTCCGCTCGGCACGGGCCCACGAGGACCTCACCGGCGGCTTCAAGGCCGTCGCCGAGGAGATCGAGAAGGTTGCGAACAAGCACGGACTCGAGACGTACGGTGCCGAGGGTGAGCCCTTCGACCCGCAGGTCCACGAGGCCCTGATGCACCAACCGGCCCCTGAGGGGACCGAGGTCGACGGGCCGACCGTCGTCGCGGTCCTGCAGCCCGGCTACCGCATCGGGGAGCGCGTCCTGCGTCCCGCCCGGGTGGCGGTGACGGGGGCCTGACAGTCCCCGGTGAGGATGACCCCGGCGGCCCGGCCGCGGCAGTGACCCGGCCGCCGGACACCCTCACCCTCGCTGACCGAGAAACACCGACCACGAGAAGTACCCACCACCTGAACCATGGATGAGAGGCCGCGCCGGTGAGCACCAAGGACTGGCTCGAGAAGGACTACTACAAGGTCCTGGGCGTCCCCAAGGACGCCACCCAGGACGACATCAAGAAGGCCTTCCGCAAGCTGGCGCGCGAGAACCATCCGGACGCCAACCCCGGCAACGCCGACAAGGCCGAGCGGTTCAAGGCCGTCTCGGAGGCGAATGACGTCCTCTCCGACCCGGGGAAGCGCAAGGAGTACGACCAGCAGCGCAGCCTGTTCGGCGGCGGCTTCCGCTTCAACCGCGGGCAGGGCCAGGCGACGCCCAACGTCGACGACCTCTTCCGCAACGCCACCTCCGGCGCCGGCGACTTCTCCGATCTGCTCGGCGGCCTCTTCGGTGCCTCCGGCGGCGTCCGGCGGCCGGCCAGCCGCAGCCCCCGCCGCGGTGCCGACGTCGAGGGCGACGTGACGATCGACTTCGACCAGGCGGTCGAGGGCACCACGGTCTCCATGCAGATGGTGTCCGACGCCCCGTGCGCCGCGTGTTCCGGCACGGGGGCCAAGTCGGGAACCGTGCCGCGGGTCTGCCCCGCCTGCCAGGGCTCCGGGATGCGGACCGCCACCACGGGTGGCGTCTTCCAGGTCACCGAGCCCTGCCCCGACTGCCACGGCCGGGGTCTGATCGTGGACGACCCGTGCCCGGTCTGCCAGGGGTCAGGACGCGGCCGGTCCACGCGCACCATGCAGGTGCGGATCCCCGCCGGGGTCGAGGACGGCCAGCGGATCCGGCTGAAGGGCAAGGGCTCCCAGGGCGAGCACGGCGGGGCCCCGGCGACCTCTACGTCGACGTGCACGTCACCCCGCACCGGATCTTCGGCCGGAGCGGCTCCAACCTCACCGTCACCGTGCCGGTCACCTTCACCGAGGCTGCCCTGGGAGCGGAGATCGAGGTCCCGACGCTGCACGGGCAGAACGTCCGCATGCGGATCCCCGGCGGCACCCCCAACGGGCGTACGCTCCGCATCCGCGGACGTGGTGTACCCCGCAAGGACGGGACCAAGGGTGACCTGCTCGTCACCGTCGAGGTGACCGTGCCGGCGCACCTGACCGACCGGGCCCGCAACGCGCTGCTGATCTACGCCGACGAGGCCGGCGAGACCAATCCCCGCGCGGCTCTCTTCGCCCAGGAGCCCTGATGGTCCCCGAGTCGAGCCGGCTCCCGGAGCGGATCGATCGTGATGCGCCGATCTTCGCCATCTCGGTCGCGGCCCGACTCGCCGGCATGCATCCGCAGACGCTGCGGACGTACGACCGGCTGGGGCTGGTGTCGCCGCGGCGTACGTCGGGGCGCGGCCGGCGGTACTCACCCCGGAACGTCGAACGGCTCCGGATGATCCAGCACCTCAGTCAGGCCGAGGGCATCAACCTGGAGGGCATCCGCCGCATCCTGCAGATGCAGGACATGGTGGAGGACCTGCAGCGCCAGGTCAGCGAACTGGAGGAACGGCTCCAGCAGGCCCTCGTCGCCCCCGCGGGGTCCAGGTTCTTCACCGCGGACCCGTCCGGCGGCGTACGACTCGGCTCGTCCTTCGGCCGCCGTCATCCGCCGCGGGCGCTGACCAGTCGCTGAGCGAACAGCCCGGACGGCTCAGGAGGCCGGCGCCTCCGTAGCCGCCGCGGGCTGCAACCTGTGCAGCCCGGTCACCGGGCGGTGCCGTGTGGAGCCCGAGGCTGTCAGGCCCAGGTCGACCAGGACGGCCTCGGCCGCGCGCTGACCCGACACCATGGCGCCGTGGAGGGAGCCGGTCTTGCGGTGGTCGCCCGCGACGTACACGTTGTTCCAGATTCGCACCTGCTGGCGGTCCGACAGTGGTGGACGGTGGGTCGGTATCGCGTTGGGCAGTTCGAAGTGCGCGACGACCTCCCAGTCGTCGGTGGGCACCCCGTAGATCGCCGACAGGTGCCGCCTGACGACGCGAGCGTTCGCCCGGCCGTCGAACCGGTCGAGCAGCGTCTTCGCCGCGATCAGGTGCTGCTGGGGAGGGGCGTACGAGGGGGCGAAGCTGGTGACCTCGACCGCCGTCCAGACGGG is a window encoding:
- a CDS encoding nucleotide exchange factor GrpE, with protein sequence MTDPENVNGEPEEQEGLHISDKRRFDPETYARRDRPAPEPEPGAEPGAGEGDGPAEDTDETLDEGEVPGEFVVPDDASELLSDARVVELEGQVRERTEDLQRLKAEYVNYKRRVDRDRDLARQGGIETVITDLLAVLDDLRSARAHEDLTGGFKAVAEEIEKVANKHGLETYGAEGEPFDPQVHEALMHQPAPEGTEVDGPTVVAVLQPGYRIGERVLRPARVAVTGA
- a CDS encoding heat shock protein transcriptional repressor HspR translates to MVPESSRLPERIDRDAPIFAISVAARLAGMHPQTLRTYDRLGLVSPRRTSGRGRRYSPRNVERLRMIQHLSQAEGINLEGIRRILQMQDMVEDLQRQVSELEERLQQALVAPAGSRFFTADPSGGVRLGSSFGRRHPPRALTSR